The Fundidesulfovibrio magnetotacticus genome has a segment encoding these proteins:
- the ruvB gene encoding Holliday junction branch migration DNA helicase RuvB gives MTHQPDDTIRPRRLADFIGQDEMRANLKVYLGSALERGKALDHTLFYGPPGLGKTTLAQIMAAELGVNLVTTSGPVLERGGDLAAILTNLGRHDILFIDEIHRMPPAVEEILYPALEDFKLDLIIGQGPGARTVKIDLEPFTLVGATTRIGLLTSPLRDRFGVIFRLDFYSSPQLADIVTRGARILGVNLTPQAALEIGKRSRGTPRIAGRLLRRVRDFAVVSGREIIDEELAREALSRMDVDPHGLDQMDRKILSCLIEQFGGGPVGVKTLAVACSEEVRTLEDIYEPFLIQCGLIKRTPRGRVATAKAHLHLKSQPLS, from the coding sequence ATGACCCACCAGCCCGACGACACCATCCGCCCCAGACGCCTGGCCGACTTCATCGGCCAGGACGAGATGCGCGCCAACCTCAAGGTCTACCTGGGCTCGGCCCTGGAGCGCGGCAAGGCCCTGGACCACACCCTCTTCTACGGCCCGCCGGGCCTGGGCAAGACCACCCTGGCCCAGATCATGGCCGCGGAGCTCGGCGTGAACCTGGTGACCACCTCCGGCCCCGTGCTGGAGCGCGGCGGCGACCTGGCCGCCATCCTCACCAACCTGGGCCGCCACGACATCCTCTTCATCGACGAGATCCACAGGATGCCTCCGGCCGTGGAGGAGATCCTCTATCCGGCCCTGGAGGACTTCAAGCTGGACCTGATCATCGGCCAGGGCCCCGGGGCGCGCACCGTGAAGATCGACCTGGAGCCCTTCACGCTGGTGGGGGCCACCACGCGCATCGGGCTGCTCACCTCGCCCCTGCGCGACCGCTTCGGCGTGATCTTCCGCCTGGACTTCTACTCTTCGCCCCAGCTGGCCGACATCGTCACGCGCGGGGCGCGCATCCTGGGGGTGAACCTGACGCCCCAGGCCGCCCTGGAGATCGGCAAGCGCTCCCGGGGCACGCCGCGCATCGCGGGCAGGCTCCTGCGCCGCGTGCGCGACTTCGCCGTGGTCTCCGGCAGGGAGATCATCGACGAGGAGCTGGCCCGCGAGGCCCTCTCGCGCATGGACGTGGACCCCCACGGCCTGGACCAGATGGACCGCAAGATCCTCTCCTGCCTCATCGAGCAGTTCGGCGGCGGCCCCGTGGGCGTGAAGACGCTGGCCGTGGCCTGCTCCGAGGAGGTGCGCACCCTTGAGGACATCTACGAACCCTTCCTGATCCAGTGCGGGCTCATCAAGCGCACGCCGCGCGGCCGCGTGGCCACGGCCAAGGCCCACCTGCACCTGAAATCCCAACCCCTGAGCTGA
- a CDS encoding DnaA ATPase domain-containing protein → MTNPTWTQIQSVLERSLNPGLYQVWIKPLAAAFEEGGLVLKAPNEFVAAWVRDRLADSVAQAAAQVMGATPRIEVRSASGPVAVSLAQPQADGEAPACERPAAAREAHDLAAAFRFSFDQFVVGPSNALAYEASLGLCRETLSASQLFISAGPGLGKTHLSQAMGRLLVDRERRRKPRVVYLTAEEFSSRLILSIKMREVERFKAQFRENVDILILEDIHFFQGKPKLQDELLNTLSALQSRGCRVVFTSSFLPKELTGLDSQLASRLCAGFVATIEQPDHQTRLNILLSKARIHQVLLPGDVAGLLADRIRADIRQLESCLQNLALKARVLGQAISMEMAWDVLRNYDLEQPAVGIEQIVEHVCQMYDIIPEHLHSKSRKRQHVMARNTAFFLARKHTCLSLHDIGQRFNRRHSTVVKGITSVERQLTLQTPLGRQLEAAIDRLAQ, encoded by the coding sequence ATGACAAACCCGACCTGGACCCAAATCCAAAGCGTTTTGGAACGCAGTCTCAATCCCGGTCTTTACCAGGTATGGATCAAGCCTCTGGCGGCCGCCTTCGAGGAGGGCGGCCTGGTTCTCAAAGCCCCCAACGAGTTCGTGGCCGCCTGGGTGCGGGACCGCCTGGCCGATTCCGTGGCCCAGGCCGCCGCCCAGGTGATGGGCGCCACCCCGCGCATCGAGGTGCGTTCCGCCTCCGGACCGGTCGCCGTGTCCCTGGCCCAGCCCCAGGCCGACGGCGAGGCCCCGGCCTGCGAGCGCCCGGCTGCGGCGCGTGAAGCGCACGACCTCGCGGCGGCCTTCCGCTTCTCCTTCGACCAGTTCGTGGTGGGGCCTTCCAACGCCCTGGCCTACGAGGCCTCCCTGGGCCTGTGCCGCGAGACCCTTTCCGCCAGCCAGCTCTTCATCAGCGCCGGTCCCGGCCTGGGCAAGACCCACCTGAGCCAGGCCATGGGCCGCCTGCTCGTGGACCGCGAGCGCAGGCGCAAGCCCCGCGTGGTCTACCTAACGGCCGAGGAATTCTCCTCCCGGCTCATCCTTTCCATCAAGATGCGCGAGGTGGAGCGCTTCAAGGCCCAGTTCCGCGAGAACGTGGACATCCTCATCCTGGAGGACATCCACTTCTTCCAGGGCAAGCCCAAGCTCCAGGACGAGCTGCTCAACACGCTCTCGGCCCTCCAGTCCCGGGGCTGCCGCGTGGTGTTCACCAGCTCCTTCCTTCCCAAGGAACTCACCGGCCTGGACAGCCAGCTGGCCTCCAGGCTCTGCGCCGGGTTCGTGGCCACCATCGAGCAGCCGGACCATCAGACCCGGCTGAACATCCTGCTCAGCAAGGCCAGGATCCACCAGGTGCTCCTGCCCGGCGACGTGGCCGGGCTGCTGGCCGACCGCATCCGCGCCGACATCCGCCAGCTGGAGTCCTGCCTGCAGAATCTGGCCCTCAAGGCCCGGGTGCTGGGACAGGCCATCTCCATGGAGATGGCCTGGGACGTGCTGCGCAACTACGATCTGGAGCAGCCCGCCGTGGGCATCGAGCAGATCGTGGAGCACGTCTGCCAGATGTACGACATCATTCCCGAGCACCTGCACTCCAAGAGCCGCAAGCGCCAGCACGTGATGGCCCGCAACACCGCCTTCTTTCTGGCGCGCAAGCACACCTGCCTCTCGCTCCACGACATCGGGCAGCGCTTCAACCGCCGTCACTCCACGGTGGTCAAGGGCATCACCAGCGTGGAGCGCCAGCTCACCCTGCAGACGCCCCTGGGACGTCAGCTGGAGGCCGCCATCGACCGTCTGGCCCAGTAG
- the thyX gene encoding FAD-dependent thymidylate synthase, which produces MPATRLDVALLAYTPEPLALVYAAFRQCYHAGFVADMWPRLLAGEISREKQAEFVAGVISSGHVSPIEHVSFTFAVEGVSRALTHQLVRHRIASYSQQSQRYVDASSFDYVLPPAIARIPEAKARYEHFMAQVADAYRDLKDILETNGRGTKAKEDARFVLPQAAETRIVVTMNCRALFNFFEHRCCARAQWEIRALADKMLALCRMTLPEVFTTAGAKCERLGHCPEGAKFTCGKYPPAKS; this is translated from the coding sequence ATGCCCGCAACGCGCCTCGACGTGGCCCTTCTGGCCTACACCCCGGAGCCCCTGGCCCTGGTCTACGCGGCCTTTCGTCAATGCTATCACGCGGGCTTCGTGGCCGACATGTGGCCCCGGCTCCTGGCCGGGGAGATCAGCCGCGAGAAGCAGGCAGAGTTCGTGGCCGGGGTCATCTCCTCGGGCCACGTGAGCCCCATCGAGCACGTGAGCTTCACCTTCGCCGTGGAGGGGGTCTCCCGGGCGCTGACGCACCAGCTGGTGCGCCACCGCATCGCCAGCTACTCCCAGCAGTCCCAGCGCTACGTGGACGCATCGAGCTTCGACTACGTGCTGCCCCCGGCCATCGCCCGAATCCCCGAGGCCAAGGCGCGCTACGAACACTTCATGGCCCAGGTTGCCGACGCCTACCGCGACCTGAAGGACATCCTGGAGACCAACGGACGCGGCACCAAGGCCAAGGAGGACGCGCGCTTCGTGCTGCCCCAGGCCGCCGAGACGCGCATCGTCGTCACCATGAACTGCCGCGCCCTCTTCAACTTCTTCGAGCACCGCTGCTGCGCCCGCGCCCAATGGGAGATCCGCGCCCTGGCGGACAAGATGCTCGCCCTGTGCCGCATGACCCTGCCCGAGGTCTTCACCACGGCCGGGGCCAAGTGCGAGCGTCTGGGCCACTGCCCCGAGGGAGCGAAATTCACCTGCGGGAAATACCCCCCGGCCAAGAGCTGA
- a CDS encoding UPF0280 family protein — MIHRDTQRTYRGLSEPAQGEVRFAVTVEESDLLVTARRDLSAETAQVLNRLRGQLKNHILLHPEFRPSLTPLPDDPSAPPLVGDMLRAARACQVGPMAAVAGTIAQHVADALAPLSPDLLVENGGDVALRSTRERLVALLARPVQGARLALRLAPREFPVCLCTSSATVGHSLSFGAADMVTVKARSGAVADAAATTLGNLARGEAHLPLVLERARELARVGVLGVFVQVGEKIGVWGDMELAALE; from the coding sequence ATGATCCACCGCGACACCCAGCGCACCTACCGCGGCCTCTCGGAACCAGCCCAAGGCGAGGTCCGCTTCGCCGTGACCGTGGAAGAGTCGGACCTCCTCGTCACCGCCCGGCGGGACCTCTCCGCCGAAACGGCCCAGGTGCTCAACCGCCTTCGCGGGCAACTCAAGAACCACATTCTGCTGCACCCGGAGTTTCGCCCTTCCCTCACGCCCTTGCCAGACGACCCCTCCGCGCCGCCCCTGGTGGGCGACATGCTCCGCGCGGCCCGGGCCTGCCAGGTGGGCCCCATGGCCGCCGTGGCCGGAACCATCGCCCAGCACGTGGCCGACGCCCTGGCCCCCCTCTCGCCGGACCTGCTGGTGGAAAACGGCGGCGACGTGGCCCTGCGTTCCACCCGGGAGCGCCTGGTGGCCCTGCTGGCCAGGCCCGTGCAGGGGGCTCGGCTGGCCCTGCGCCTGGCCCCCCGGGAGTTTCCGGTGTGCCTGTGCACCTCTTCGGCCACGGTGGGGCACTCGCTCTCCTTCGGCGCGGCGGACATGGTCACGGTGAAGGCCCGCTCCGGCGCGGTGGCGGATGCGGCGGCCACCACCCTGGGCAACCTGGCGCGCGGCGAGGCCCACCTGCCCTTGGTTCTGGAACGCGCCAGGGAACTGGCGCGCGTGGGGGTGCTCGGGGTGTTCGTCCAGGTGGGGGAGAAGATCGGCGTCTGGGGCGACATGGAGCTGGCCGCCCTCGAGTAG
- a CDS encoding nucleotidyltransferase domain-containing protein, translating into MRYGLSQQTIDRICGVFAAHPSVERAVLYGSRAKGNHRPGSDIDLTLHGETLTSRELGDLAEELDDLLLPYRIDLSAFNRIGHAELRAHIERVGVDFYRRQPGNNPAPSGGSDGRGP; encoded by the coding sequence ATGCGCTACGGCCTGAGCCAACAAACCATTGACCGGATCTGCGGAGTGTTCGCCGCGCATCCTTCCGTTGAGAGGGCCGTGTTGTACGGCTCGCGGGCCAAGGGCAATCACAGGCCAGGGTCGGACATCGATCTCACCCTCCACGGCGAGACCCTGACCTCTCGGGAGTTGGGCGATCTTGCCGAAGAGTTGGACGATCTGCTTCTGCCTTACCGGATAGACCTCTCGGCGTTCAACCGGATCGGCCATGCGGAACTGAGGGCACATATCGAGCGGGTTGGGGTGGATTTCTATCGGCGACAGCCCGGGAACAACCCCGCGCCGTCCGGCGGGAGCGACGGGCGAGGCCCCTGA
- a CDS encoding bacteriohemerythrin, whose translation MWLAVSSALLGLTALAAFALLVGAPLSRLLEASRLAAQGTLGPGDIPQGGEAGELGKALLDYSQCVCAARDQAAAHKAVVESTVKSCDDSLLQAQEASRLAEESKAKNLLGASRKLESVVERIMHSAGSLSNQMERISEGADLQKQRMIETATAMDEMNMAIADISHSSSDASVSVESAKEQAASSARIASEAVAAISKVNEATGLLKQNMGSLGEQARSIDRIINVINDIADQTNLLALNAAIEAARAGEAGRGFAVVADEVRKLAEKTMHATKEVGDSIKSIQDAIHSNVEQMDMAVNRADEASAMSRRSGESAELILRHAEDNTSKIHSIATASEEQSASSGHISKAIGEVEQVATEIADGIHDSAQAVLELSELSGELAVLIADLKSGMEAGVLMPWTSELATGVKIIDEQHRVLVDMINKLYAAMKGGKGKDVMEKLLDGLAEYTVKHFGTEEQYFDQFRYPETGAHKKLHEDLKAKVVDFIGKYKSGQAAISMDLMEFLKEWLETHIVKTDKRYARFFLDNGLAPTPGVRVAAKALPR comes from the coding sequence GTGTGGCTGGCCGTGTCCTCCGCCCTGCTCGGCCTGACGGCCCTGGCCGCCTTCGCGTTGCTGGTGGGCGCGCCCCTGTCCAGGCTCCTGGAGGCGTCCCGCCTGGCCGCCCAGGGGACGCTCGGTCCCGGGGACATCCCCCAGGGCGGCGAGGCTGGCGAACTGGGCAAGGCCCTGCTCGACTACTCACAGTGCGTGTGCGCCGCCAGGGACCAGGCCGCCGCCCACAAGGCCGTGGTGGAGTCCACCGTCAAGAGTTGCGACGACTCCCTTCTCCAGGCCCAGGAAGCTTCGCGCCTGGCCGAGGAATCCAAGGCCAAGAACCTCCTGGGGGCCTCGCGCAAGCTTGAGAGCGTGGTGGAGCGCATCATGCATTCGGCGGGCTCGCTCTCCAACCAGATGGAGCGTATCTCCGAGGGCGCGGACCTCCAGAAACAGCGCATGATCGAGACCGCCACGGCCATGGACGAGATGAACATGGCCATCGCCGACATCTCGCACAGCTCCTCCGACGCCTCCGTGAGCGTGGAGAGCGCCAAGGAGCAGGCCGCTTCCAGCGCGCGCATCGCCTCCGAGGCCGTTGCCGCCATTTCCAAGGTGAACGAGGCCACGGGGCTGCTCAAGCAGAACATGGGCAGCCTGGGCGAGCAGGCCCGCAGCATCGACCGCATCATCAACGTGATCAACGACATCGCCGACCAGACCAACCTCCTGGCGCTCAACGCCGCCATCGAGGCCGCCCGCGCGGGCGAGGCCGGCAGAGGCTTCGCCGTGGTCGCCGACGAGGTGCGCAAGCTCGCCGAGAAGACCATGCACGCCACCAAGGAAGTGGGAGACTCCATCAAGTCCATCCAGGACGCCATCCACTCCAACGTGGAGCAGATGGACATGGCTGTGAACCGCGCCGACGAGGCCTCGGCCATGTCGCGGCGCTCCGGCGAATCGGCGGAGCTGATCCTGCGCCACGCCGAGGACAACACGTCCAAGATCCACTCCATCGCCACGGCCTCCGAGGAGCAGTCGGCCAGCTCCGGCCACATCTCCAAGGCCATCGGCGAGGTGGAGCAGGTGGCCACCGAGATCGCCGACGGCATCCACGACTCGGCCCAGGCCGTGCTGGAGCTTTCGGAGCTTTCCGGCGAACTGGCCGTGCTCATCGCGGACCTGAAGAGCGGCATGGAGGCCGGGGTGCTCATGCCCTGGACCAGCGAGCTGGCCACGGGCGTGAAGATCATCGACGAGCAGCACCGCGTCCTCGTGGACATGATCAACAAGCTCTACGCGGCCATGAAGGGCGGCAAGGGCAAGGACGTGATGGAGAAGCTCCTGGACGGCCTGGCCGAATACACCGTGAAGCACTTCGGCACCGAAGAACAGTACTTCGACCAGTTCCGCTATCCCGAGACCGGGGCCCACAAGAAGCTCCACGAGGACCTCAAGGCCAAGGTGGTGGACTTCATCGGCAAGTACAAGTCCGGGCAGGCGGCCATCTCCATGGACCTCATGGAGTTCCTCAAGGAATGGTTGGAGACACACATCGTCAAGACCGACAAGCGCTACGCCAGGTTCTTCCTGGACAACGGCTTGGCGCCCACCCCGGGCGTGCGCGTCGCCGCCAAGGCGCTGCCGCGCTGA
- a CDS encoding nucleotidyltransferase substrate binding protein has protein sequence MQEDIRWKQRFDNYLRALRTLRRGVELAETRDLTELEQQGLVQGFEFTHELAWNVLKDYLEDAGVSGVIGSKGATREAFSNGLIEDGEAWMDMIRARNLSSHTYNTETAEEIVADVLARFFPAFEQLARRFAALAEQSGTH, from the coding sequence ATGCAGGAAGACATCCGCTGGAAGCAGCGCTTCGACAATTACCTCAGGGCATTGCGAACATTGCGTCGAGGCGTGGAACTGGCTGAGACGCGCGACCTGACCGAACTGGAACAGCAAGGATTGGTGCAGGGTTTCGAGTTCACCCATGAGCTGGCCTGGAATGTTCTGAAGGACTATCTGGAGGATGCGGGCGTGTCAGGCGTCATCGGCTCGAAAGGGGCCACCCGGGAGGCGTTCAGCAACGGCCTGATCGAAGACGGCGAGGCGTGGATGGACATGATCAGGGCCCGCAACCTCAGTTCCCATACCTACAACACGGAAACGGCCGAGGAGATCGTCGCGGACGTGCTGGCGCGTTTTTTTCCGGCATTCGAGCAGCTTGCCAGGAGGTTTGCGGCCCTGGCCGAGCAAAGCGGAACGCATTGA
- a CDS encoding NAD(P)/FAD-dependent oxidoreductase: MSKSETPRGAILQRDGETWAIVPRTPVGIITPQVLDALNTVVGKYSIPIVKITSGQRIALVGVKAEEVESIWKDLGTMAGQAVELCVHFVQACPGTSVCKFGVQDSLGLGLELEKLYVGMELPAKVKMGVSGCPLCCASSLVRDLGVIGKKSGFTVSFGGHPGGKPRIADVVAEDLDAPQVVALVKKLLEHYRDNAKKKERCARFVERVGIEAIKAAVL; the protein is encoded by the coding sequence ATGTCGAAAAGTGAAACGCCGCGCGGAGCCATTCTCCAGCGCGACGGCGAGACCTGGGCCATCGTCCCCCGCACCCCCGTGGGCATCATCACCCCCCAGGTGCTGGACGCCCTGAACACCGTGGTGGGCAAGTATTCCATTCCCATCGTGAAGATCACCTCCGGCCAGCGCATCGCCCTGGTGGGCGTTAAGGCCGAAGAGGTGGAGTCCATCTGGAAGGACCTGGGCACCATGGCCGGACAGGCCGTGGAGCTGTGCGTGCATTTCGTGCAGGCCTGCCCGGGCACCAGCGTGTGCAAGTTCGGCGTCCAGGACTCCCTGGGCCTGGGCCTGGAGCTGGAAAAGCTCTACGTGGGCATGGAACTGCCCGCCAAGGTGAAGATGGGCGTCTCGGGCTGCCCCCTCTGCTGCGCCAGCTCTCTGGTGCGCGACCTGGGCGTCATCGGCAAGAAGTCCGGCTTCACGGTGTCCTTCGGCGGACACCCCGGCGGCAAACCGCGCATCGCCGACGTGGTGGCCGAGGACCTGGACGCCCCCCAGGTGGTGGCCCTGGTGAAGAAGCTCCTGGAACACTACCGCGACAACGCCAAGAAGAAGGAACGCTGCGCGCGCTTCGTGGAGCGCGTGGGCATCGAGGCCATCAAGGCCGCCGTGCTCTGA
- a CDS encoding glycosyltransferase family 2 protein: MEPLVSVLLPARNASDHLAGALESLSAQTLADIEILAVDDHSDDGGLTRALLEAHASRDQRLRALQSPRRGIAHALNHAAAHARGRYLARMDADDTCHPRRLELQAALLELHPSVDACGCRVAFGGDADLCPGYARHVQWVNSLLTHEAMSLERFRDAPLAHPSAVFRAASFARLGGYRQGPFPEDHELWLRWLEADAVLAKRPETLLTWNDPPGRLSRTDPRYAPEAFHAMKADYLARWLAACNPHHPEVWIVGAGRVTRRRAAHLAARGVRFRAYLDIDPAKIGNRPGGVPVLHHRDAPRPGEGFVVSYVSQPGAGEAVARMLQSLGHAPGRDYLLAG; the protein is encoded by the coding sequence ATGGAACCCCTCGTCTCCGTCCTTCTGCCCGCGCGCAACGCCTCGGACCATCTGGCCGGGGCCCTGGAGAGCCTTTCGGCCCAGACCCTGGCCGACATCGAAATCCTGGCCGTGGACGACCACAGCGACGACGGGGGCCTCACCCGGGCGCTCCTGGAGGCCCACGCCAGTCGCGATCAGCGCCTGCGCGCGCTGCAAAGCCCCCGACGGGGCATCGCCCATGCCCTGAACCACGCCGCCGCCCACGCCCGGGGCCGCTACCTGGCCCGCATGGACGCCGACGACACCTGCCACCCCAGGCGGCTGGAACTCCAGGCCGCACTCCTGGAGCTACACCCTAGCGTGGACGCCTGCGGCTGCCGCGTGGCCTTCGGGGGCGACGCCGACCTCTGCCCGGGCTACGCCCGCCATGTGCAGTGGGTGAACTCCCTGTTGACCCACGAGGCCATGTCCCTGGAGCGCTTCCGCGACGCGCCCCTGGCCCATCCCTCGGCCGTGTTCCGGGCCGCCTCCTTCGCGCGCCTGGGTGGCTACCGCCAGGGGCCGTTTCCAGAAGACCACGAACTCTGGCTGCGCTGGCTGGAGGCCGACGCCGTGCTGGCCAAACGCCCGGAGACGCTGCTCACCTGGAACGACCCGCCCGGGCGGCTCTCGCGCACGGACCCGCGCTACGCCCCCGAGGCCTTCCACGCCATGAAGGCGGACTACCTGGCCCGCTGGCTTGCGGCCTGCAACCCGCATCATCCCGAGGTCTGGATCGTGGGGGCGGGGCGGGTCACGCGCAGACGCGCGGCGCATTTGGCCGCGCGGGGCGTGCGCTTCCGGGCCTACCTGGACATCGATCCGGCCAAGATCGGCAACCGCCCGGGCGGCGTGCCCGTGCTGCACCACCGGGACGCGCCGCGCCCCGGAGAGGGGTTCGTGGTGTCCTATGTGTCGCAGCCCGGGGCGGGAGAGGCCGTGGCCCGGATGCTCCAGTCCCTGGGCCACGCTCCCGGCCGGGACTATCTCCTTGCGGGCTGA